A window from Thalassophryne amazonica chromosome 15, fThaAma1.1, whole genome shotgun sequence encodes these proteins:
- the LOC117525799 gene encoding beta-1,3-galactosyltransferase 2-like: MNNQPSYRIHPKSKLQLNDTHKPSAFQYHTAYPRNYRFIINHKDTCTTMNPFLVLMVPVAPHNMAARDAIRKTWGREKVIQGEKVLTLFVLGLPSKNIDELQEKVRQENLLYDDLIQSNFIDSYFNLTIKTMVIMDWLATHCHTAAYGMKIDSDMFLNIDNLIIMLHKPDIPKVNYLTGSIVWNRPVVRANNSKWYVPKEMYPEDTYPPYTVGMGYIFSNDLPEKYVEISKTFKPFYVEDAYIGMCMKQLGLEPTSPPDPWQFQTFNIKYNRCEYSKIITYILETSEELKRYWRDLKTPGSPC, encoded by the coding sequence ATGAATAACCAACCTTCTTATCGTATACATCCAAAATCTAAACTCCAACTAAATGATACACATAAACCTTCTGCCTTTCAGTACCACACAGCTTATCCACGCAACTACCGCTTTATCATCAACCATAAAGACACCTGCACAACCATGAACCCTTTCTTGGTCCTGATGGTTCCAGTAGCACCACACAACATGGCAGCGCGTGATGCCATCCGGAAGACATGGGGCAGAGAGAAAGTGATCCAGGGTGAGAAGGTCCTGACTCTTTTTGTGCTCGGCCTCCCTAGTAAGAACATCGATGAGCTTCAGGAGAAGGTCCGGCAGGAGAATCTACTGTACGACGACCTGATCCaaagtaactttattgacagttaCTTCAATCTGACCATCAAAACTATGGTGATCATGGACTGGCTGGCAACCCATTGCCATACAGCAGCATATGGCATGAAGATTGACTCAGACATGTTCCTGAACATTGACAATCTGATCATAATGTTACACAAGCCAGACATCCCTAAGGTGAACTACTTAACCGGAAGCATTGTATGGAACAGGCCTGTTGTTCGTGCAAATAACTCTAAATGGTACGTCCCCAAAGAGATGTATCCCGAGGACACATACCCACCTTACACTGTGGGCATGGGGTATATCTTCTCCAATGATCTTCCAGAGAAGTACGTGGAGATTTCAAAAACATTCAAACCTTTTTACGTCGAAGACGCTTACATCGGAATGTGCATGAAACAGTTAGGTCTTGAACCCACGTCACCACCAGATCCCTGGCAGTTCCAGACCTTTAACATAAAGTATAACCGATGTGAATATTCCAAGATCATCACATACATTCTTGAGACTTCAGAGGAGTTGAAGCGATACTGGAGAGACTTGAAAACACCCGGCTCACCGTGCTAA
- the LOC117526709 gene encoding beta-1,3-galactosyltransferase 1-like, with translation MDDQVLISGDQRENEEKPFHQKKTWHRFRFHFLLLLCVITTAMYYTLLSSELSLNKHYNRFFNITKMNNQPSYRIHPKHKLKLNDTHKPAAFQYHTAYPRNYRFIINHKDACTTMNPFLVLMIPVAPHNMEARDAIRKTWGREKVVQGEKVLTLFVLGLPSENVDELQEKVQQENLLYDDLIQSNFIDSYLNLTTKTMVIMDWLATHCHTAAYGMKIDSDMFLNIDNLIIMLQKPGIPKANYLTGMLMWNRPVVRSKNSKWYVPKEMYPDDTYPTYTLGMGYIFSSDLPEKYVEISKTIKPFNIEDVYIGMCMKQLGLQPTSPPDPWQFKAYNTKYDRCEYSKIITYILGTSEELKRYWTDLKKPGSLC, from the coding sequence AGAAAAtgaagagaaaccatttcatCAGAAGAAAACGTGGCATCGTTTCAGATTCCACTTCCTGCTCCTGCTTTGTGTCATAACCACAGCCATGTACTACACCCTCTTGTCGAGCGAATTATCACTTAACAAGCACTACAACAGGTTCTTCAACATTACCAAAATGAACAACCAACCTTCTTATCGTATACATCCAAAACATAAACTCAAACTAAATGATACACATAAACCCGCTGCCTTTCAGTACCACACAGCTTATCCACGCAACTACCGCTTTATCATCAACCATAAAGACGCCTGCACAACCATGAACCCTTTCTTGGTCCTGATGATTCCAGTAGCACCACACAACATGGAGGCACGTGATGCCATCCGCAAGACATGGGGCAGAGAGAAAGTGGTCCAGGGTGAGAAGGTCCTGACTCTTTTTGTGCTCGGCCTCCCTAGTGAAAACGTCGATGAGCTTCAGGAGAAGGTCCAGCAGGAGAATCTACTGTATGACGACCTGATCCAAAGTAACTTCATTGACAGTTACCTCAATCTGACCACTAAAACTATGGTGATCATGGACTGGCTGGCCACCCATTGCCATACAGCAGCATATGGCATGAAGATTGACTCAGACATGTTCCTCAACATTGACAATCTGATCATAATGTTACAGAAGCCAGGCATCCCCAAGGCGAACTACTTAACAGGGATGCTTATGTGGAACAGGCCTGTTGTCCGGTCAAAAAACTCCAAATGGTACGTCCCCAAAGAGATGTATCCAGATGACACATATCCAACTTACACTCTGGGCATGGGGTATATCTTCTCCAGTGATCTTCCAGAGAAGTACGTGGAGatttcaaaaacaatcaaacctttCAACATAGAAGACGTTTACATCGGAATGTGCATGAAACAATTAGGACTTCAACCCACATCGCCACCAGATCCCTGGCAGTTCAAGGCCTATAACACAAAGTATGACCGATGTGAATACTCCAAGATCATCACATACATTCTTGGGACTTCAGAGGAGTTGAAGCGATACTGGACAGACTTGAAAAAGCCTGGCTCACTGTGCTAA